In Bacteroidia bacterium, a genomic segment contains:
- a CDS encoding sulfotransferase domain-containing protein yields MLPNFLIIGAPRAGTTWIQKNLIQHPDIYMPSKKEIHFFDRFYEEGIGYYENYFEGVSGQTAIGEATPAYLHRENVPQRIYDHLGPIRMIVTLRNPVDRLYSRYWNSRGKFIENKGLSFEEKVMAKPEFIEEGFYAAHLSRYYEIFPRENILVMFFDDIKKDSDGFLKQIFEFIGVDPDFDSSISDKRVNTSDSKKLLVKSKPIYYLSKASRKLSLTNLATKLEDINRATLPPMTSKTRMWLIDNYYRDKNESLGNLLGKDLSSWNKV; encoded by the coding sequence ATGCTTCCAAATTTCCTAATCATCGGTGCTCCCAGAGCCGGAACCACTTGGATTCAGAAAAACCTGATTCAACATCCTGATATCTATATGCCATCAAAGAAAGAAATTCATTTCTTTGACCGGTTTTATGAAGAGGGAATCGGGTACTATGAAAACTATTTTGAAGGGGTTTCCGGTCAGACAGCGATCGGTGAAGCGACACCTGCCTATCTCCATCGCGAAAATGTCCCCCAGCGTATTTACGATCATTTGGGTCCGATCCGGATGATCGTTACCCTACGCAATCCTGTAGATCGACTCTATTCAAGATACTGGAATTCAAGGGGTAAATTTATCGAAAACAAGGGGCTTTCGTTTGAAGAAAAGGTCATGGCCAAGCCTGAGTTTATTGAAGAAGGTTTTTATGCTGCACATCTCAGTCGATATTATGAAATCTTTCCCAGGGAGAATATTCTGGTGATGTTTTTTGACGATATCAAAAAAGACAGTGATGGATTTCTTAAGCAAATATTTGAATTTATTGGGGTTGATCCTGATTTTGACTCCTCTATTTCTGATAAGCGGGTGAATACCTCTGACTCGAAAAAGCTCCTTGTCAAAAGTAAACCGATTTATTATTTATCTAAAGCTTCCCGCAAACTATCATTGACTAACCTGGCGACGAAACTAGAGGATATCAACCGTGCGACTTTACCTCCTATGACCTCAAAAACGCGTATGTGGCTGATAGACAACTACTATCGGGACAAAAACGAAAGCCTCGGAAATCTTCTTGGAAAGGATTTGTCTTCATGGAACAAAGTCTGA
- a CDS encoding sulfotransferase domain-containing protein, with protein MELVKQFIKHRSTFHTPGQEKNVFLFSTPRSGSTWLTEIIAAQPGFKMVKEPFNLRNPVVAEHLGLNSWEDMFSITSRDKIYQYVQSFLKGKDNDLRWKRPAPFSDLWHLRTDRIIFKILFSGEDFIGWFQEKFDGQIVYLLRHPIPVSFSRSKSPRLASFLQSDFRNNLSDEEYGYGMNILNNGNDYEKAVLDWTLQNLMPLRQMRNDWLFISYEQLVLEPEKMVSHMVSKLGFKDPDQMLSRINKASASSHKSAKESQDVLLDPEQIKNSRRWLVEKWKSKISPENEKRTFEILEAFGVDHYQYGDFEMNTKYQIH; from the coding sequence ATGGAACTGGTCAAACAATTCATCAAACATCGCTCAACTTTTCATACTCCCGGACAGGAAAAAAATGTTTTCCTGTTCTCTACCCCAAGGAGTGGCAGTACCTGGCTGACGGAAATCATTGCGGCTCAACCCGGCTTCAAAATGGTTAAGGAGCCATTTAATCTCAGAAACCCTGTAGTAGCTGAACATCTCGGCCTGAATTCATGGGAAGATATGTTTAGCATCACAAGCCGGGATAAAATTTATCAATACGTACAATCTTTTCTGAAAGGCAAAGACAATGATCTTCGCTGGAAAAGACCTGCACCATTTTCTGATCTCTGGCACCTTCGCACTGATAGGATTATTTTTAAGATTCTGTTTTCAGGCGAAGATTTTATCGGATGGTTTCAGGAAAAGTTTGACGGGCAAATTGTTTATCTGTTGCGACACCCAATACCAGTATCTTTTTCCAGAAGTAAAAGCCCCAGACTAGCTTCTTTCCTTCAATCTGATTTTCGCAATAACCTTAGCGATGAGGAGTACGGCTATGGCATGAATATTTTAAATAATGGCAACGATTATGAAAAAGCGGTACTTGACTGGACGCTTCAAAATCTTATGCCACTACGTCAGATGAGGAATGACTGGCTGTTTATTTCATACGAACAGCTGGTTCTGGAGCCGGAAAAAATGGTGTCTCATATGGTGTCAAAGCTGGGCTTTAAAGATCCTGATCAAATGTTGTCTCGAATAAACAAGGCTTCTGCATCATCACATAAATCGGCAAAAGAGTCACAAGATGTGCTACTTGATCCAGAACAAATAAAAAATAGCCGCCGCTGGTTGGTCGAAAAATGGAAATCCAAAATTAGTCCGGAGAATGAAAAAAGAACATTCGAGATTCTGGAAGCTTTTGGCGTAGACCACTACCAGTATGGAGACTTTGAAATGAACACAAAATACCAGATTCACTAA
- a CDS encoding glycosyltransferase family 4 protein, with protein sequence MNRKICFVLPHFHLEYTGGAETQCYYLAQELVSRNWEVHYIRESGNNHPEVMEGIVVHPIPKRKSYLKWMNFLAIRRQMNFIKADYWYTRANISYLFWLNLFTRSAGGKVIWAFSRDSQLTAGGEMERHASPFIQAFHKINEWLFFRTLPRIDLILAQTKYQESLLKKNLGLSGKQIYNAHPVPKEKTEVSRKDKILWIGRIQDFKHPERFVALTESMKGQGLEFGMIGGLGKDPLSKQIQEAANANPEIRLYGKVSPEEVHEKLNEAKFLVNTSDYEGFSNTFIEAWQRGVPVISFHVDPDNMITDQDLGIVSKDFDEIKRWIARMLADDKQWEAISQHCKSFAKANFEIGAAVDNLEMALKSTH encoded by the coding sequence TTGAATAGAAAAATTTGTTTTGTCCTCCCTCACTTCCATCTGGAATATACCGGGGGCGCTGAGACCCAATGTTATTACCTCGCTCAGGAACTGGTCTCCCGTAATTGGGAAGTCCACTATATCCGTGAGTCTGGCAATAATCATCCGGAAGTCATGGAAGGAATCGTCGTTCATCCTATCCCAAAGAGAAAAAGCTATTTGAAATGGATGAATTTTCTTGCCATACGTCGCCAGATGAATTTCATCAAAGCTGACTACTGGTATACCCGTGCCAATATTTCTTACCTGTTCTGGCTGAATCTTTTTACCAGAAGTGCCGGGGGCAAAGTCATCTGGGCTTTTTCACGTGACTCCCAGCTAACTGCCGGAGGTGAAATGGAAAGACATGCCTCGCCTTTTATTCAGGCTTTTCATAAGATAAATGAATGGCTGTTTTTTCGCACCCTGCCTCGCATCGACCTGATCCTGGCACAAACCAAATACCAGGAAAGCCTATTGAAAAAAAATCTTGGCCTTTCAGGAAAACAAATTTATAACGCCCACCCGGTACCAAAAGAAAAAACGGAGGTGTCCCGCAAAGATAAAATTCTCTGGATTGGGCGAATACAAGATTTTAAACATCCGGAGCGATTTGTTGCGCTGACAGAATCCATGAAGGGTCAGGGACTCGAATTCGGTATGATTGGCGGCCTTGGAAAAGATCCATTAAGCAAACAGATACAGGAAGCAGCAAATGCAAATCCTGAAATCAGGCTATATGGTAAAGTTTCTCCTGAAGAAGTCCATGAAAAATTAAATGAGGCAAAGTTTTTGGTGAATACCAGTGACTATGAAGGGTTTTCCAATACTTTCATCGAAGCCTGGCAGCGAGGTGTTCCCGTTATTTCATTCCATGTCGACCCCGACAATATGATAACGGACCAGGACCTGGGGATTGTTAGCAAAGATTTTGATGAAATAAAAAGATGGATAGCCAGAATGCTTGCTGATGACAAACAGTGGGAAGCCATATCTCAGCATTGTAAGTCATTCGCCAAAGCAAATTTTGAAATAGGTGCAGCCGTTGATAATTTGGAGATGGCGCTGAAATCAACACATTAA
- a CDS encoding sulfotransferase — MNIAYILGLGHSGSTFLQLVLSTHPDVVGMGEIDKLLKELEAGVAEKDIPLCSCGESMADCEVWGELRHQIKGLDKQEALKKIMVHFEAKFPATTMVDASKSLGFLKDYYRPDNHPGHKIKVILVIRDIRSWLTSVKKTNLRKGRKHYGAVYEGYRWLNANLRNLRFLKKNNFEYKVVVYEDLVFRHESVKADLFRFLELSPAPEEAFPSRSHDIYGNRMKNDPSKQGKIVYDHAWMKNGYQPLVSMLLSPQYVYNKQFYAISTGTTQGK; from the coding sequence ATGAATATAGCCTACATACTTGGCCTGGGGCACAGCGGATCAACTTTCCTGCAACTGGTTCTCTCCACGCATCCCGATGTAGTTGGGATGGGTGAAATCGACAAATTATTGAAAGAGCTGGAGGCAGGAGTAGCAGAAAAAGACATCCCCCTGTGTTCCTGCGGAGAAAGTATGGCTGACTGCGAGGTTTGGGGAGAATTGAGGCACCAGATCAAAGGTTTGGACAAGCAGGAAGCACTAAAGAAAATCATGGTTCATTTTGAGGCAAAATTCCCAGCAACAACCATGGTTGACGCATCCAAATCGCTGGGATTTTTAAAAGATTATTATCGACCGGACAATCATCCCGGTCACAAAATAAAAGTAATCCTTGTTATCAGAGATATCCGAAGCTGGCTCACTTCGGTAAAAAAGACCAATCTTCGCAAAGGCCGGAAACATTACGGTGCAGTATATGAAGGGTATCGATGGCTAAACGCAAACCTCCGGAACTTAAGATTTCTGAAAAAAAATAATTTTGAGTATAAGGTCGTGGTTTATGAAGATCTTGTATTCCGGCATGAAAGTGTAAAGGCAGATTTATTCCGGTTTCTGGAGCTATCCCCCGCGCCGGAAGAAGCGTTTCCTTCAAGATCTCACGACATTTATGGGAATCGGATGAAAAATGATCCCTCTAAACAAGGGAAAATTGTATATGACCACGCATGGATGAAAAATGGATACCAGCCATTGGTTTCTATGCTTCTTTCACCCCAGTATGTATATAATAAGCAGTTTTACGCGATTAGTACCGGAACAACTCAGGGAAAATGA